A single Garra rufa chromosome 9, GarRuf1.0, whole genome shotgun sequence DNA region contains:
- the LOC141343165 gene encoding general transcription factor II-I repeat domain-containing protein 2-like, producing the protein MSYSKPKRKVDDEHRQFQDRWTLQYFFVEFNGNATCLICKEKVAVLKEYNLKRHYSTKHGDQYEKYQEDERKKRATQLQRELTSQQTLFYKAKKDADAAVEASYVVSEMIAKAGKPFTEGQFMKDCMLKVADILCPEKKNMFNNLSLSANTVAERITELSSDIYDQLRGKAGAFIAYSVALDESTDKTDNAQLAIFVRGINPKWVMDLAFLVDITQELNILNLKLQGPGQLITAAYESVKAFSTKLRLWKTQLSAKNLSHFTTCRSLAEEGIAFNGDEYASAVENLLQEFDKRFADFKAHRDTFQLFADPFSADVESVPNLLQMELIDLQCNSELKTKFREAQGNADKTAQFLRELPPRFPELSKVFSRLMCLFGSTYLCEKLFSAMNFNKCKFRSRLSDAHLEAVLRVSTVNSIRANVAQLCEQKRCQVSGKK; encoded by the coding sequence ATGTCTTATTCCAAACCGAAAAGGAAAGTGGATGATGAACACAGACAGTTTCAGGATAGATGGACACTGCAGTATTTTTTTGTGGAGTTTAATGGAAATGCCACCTGTCTAATATGCAAAGAAAAAGTTGCCGTTCTAAAGGAATACAATCTCAAGCGTCATTACTCTACTAAACACGGAGACCAGTATGAGAAGTACCAGGAAGACGAACGAAAAAAACGAGCCACCCAGTTGCAGAGAGAGCTAACGTCCCAGCAAACTCTTTTCTACAAAGCCAAAAAGGATGCTGATGCTGCTGTTGAAGCGAGTTATGTGGTGAGTGAAATGATCGCCAAAGCAGGAAAGCCATTCACTGAAGGGCAGTTTATGAAGGACTGTATGTTGAAGGTCGCTGATATTTTATGTCCAGAAAAGAAGAACATGTTCAACAATCTCTCTTTATCGGCAAATACAGTGGCAGAGCGGATTACTGAATTATCGAGTGACATTTATGATCAGCTACGCGGGAAAGCGGGGGCTTTCATTGCATACTCTGTGGCGCTTGACGAAAGCACAGACAAAACTGACAATGCTCAGCTAGCTATTTTCGTCAGGGGTATTAATCCTAAATGGGTCATGGACCTTGCATTCCTAGTGGACATTACACAGGAACTGAACATCCTTAACCTGAAGCTCCAGGGCCCTGGTCAGCTTATCACAGCAGCATATGAAAGTGTGAAAGCCTTCTCCACAAAATTAAGATTGTGGAAAACTCAGCTTTCTGCAAAAAACCTCAGTCATTTCACAACATGCAGATCTCTTGCGGAGGAGGGCATAGCATTCAATGGTGATGAATATGCATCTGCTGTTGAAAACCTACTTCAGGAATTTGATAAGCGTTTTGCGGACTTCAAGGCACACCGTGACACTTTCCAGCTGTTTGCAGACCCCTTCTCAGCTGATGTGGAGAGTGTCCCAAATTTGTTGCAAATGGAACTTATTGACTTGCAGTGCAACAGTGAGCTAAAAACTAAATTCAGAGAGGCACAGGGAAATGCAGACAAGACTGCACAGTTTCTGAGAGAATTACCTCCACGCTTCCCAGAGCTGTCCAAAGTGTTCAGTCGGTTAATGTGCCTTTTTGGAAGCACATATCTGTGTGAGAAGCTTTTCTCAGCTATGAACTTTAATAAATGCAAGTTCAGGTCCAGGCTTAGTGATGCTCATCTTGAAGCTGTACTAAGGGTTTCAACTGTGAACTCCATCAGGGCAAATGTGGCGCAGTTGTGTGAGCAAAAGCGCTGCCAGGTGTCTGGCAAGAAATAG